The genome window GGCCCACAGCCAAGCCCAGGGCACACACCACAGTCTCTGTCAGCTCTGACATAGGGGCTGGAACCTCCGGCTCTGCAAAAGTGAGGTTGTGGAGGTCAGAACGCAGTGTGTTCATGTGCATGCATATGGGATGGGTTGACGGGGTCTGCAGAGACTGGGGGTACCAGGCTTAGGGGGGAGAGTGAAGTCTATCATTGGAAATGCTTGGAAAAGTGTGGAGAACAAGTTTGGGGCCATGAAAGTTAGGGCCTTAAGGGCAGATGTTCTGTACTTAACAGACCAGAAGGCGCCCAAAGTGGCGGACCTCAGACATACCCCAGTGTTTCAGGAGAGGCTCGTCCAGGCCCCAGTGCTCCACCTTGCAGTCGTAAACGTCATCAGCAGAAGGGAGGAAGGTGAGGTAACTGATCTTGAGGAAGGAATGATCACTCTTGGAGATGAAGCTGGTCTCTGAAACACCTTCCGTGACCGAGTGCCCGTTGCCCAACCAGGTGATGTTGATCACAGGGGGGAAGATGTTGTCCACAAGACAGATGAGGGTGTTGGGCTGGCCCAGCATCACCGGGGACTTGGAGAACACCGTCACCTCGGGGACCTCTATAGCGAGGAAAGAGCACTGGTGTGAGCTGGAGCAGCTCTGCCCTGGAGCTCTGCACCGCGTCCTAGGAGCCTCCCACAGGTGGTCCCTGGCTGGTGGCCGGAGgggttttgtttcctttctgcTTGGGAAATACTGTATTTTGCCTGCACTTTGTCAATGTGCCCTTCTGTGAGTATGCTTATACAGGTAGATCTATGTGACCTCTCCTTGAGGGTCGTAAGGAATGCATTATGGGAGTATTGCCCTCGTATTATAGGAAAAAGCATGATTTGTGAAATGATTTTGCAATTACCATGAGACTTGGGGACTCCTGGGGAAGGAGGAGTTTTGTGTGGTGAGTGGGCAGCTATCCCTAGGGAAGAAGGGAGTGGGGCCTAGTGTGAAGGGATAGAGTCAGTGAAGAGAGGCGGGATGACAGACACATACTGTTGGTAGCTGCTGTAGAGTTGGAGCGTTTAATCAGGACGTCCAAGTTGTGTTTTGCTGTAGCTATTTCTCTCAGTGCACCCTGTGGGTCAAAACTTGTAAATTTGCTAAACTCAGGCAGCCGCCAGACAGTCTCCCTCCTCTGCAGGTCCACGTAGAACTCCTCATCTCCATCGAATTCCTGGGTGTACTGGCCAGTGGGGCCGTAAGACTGGTAGATGTTTATGCCGTAGGCACCAACGTGGTCGGCTGGTGAGTGAGGGAGACAAGCAGGAAGGTGGAAAACAGAGGGACAAAGAACCTGATTAAACAAAGTGACAGAAATGACTTTCAAATCTTGTGGGCTTCGTCTTTGGCACAGTCTCTGGACAACACTCTCACCACCCGGTTCCTCCCGCTTAGCGTTGGCGGTTGTTCAGTGAGAACCCAGCCTGTCTTCCCCACTGCAGTGTTTGTGCCGCAAGGGCAGAATCACATGCCTTGTTTGCTGCCATTCCGTGAGTGCCtagcccagtgtctggcacatcaTGGGCTTGTAATAAATAGTGCAATTGAATGAAAGAAGGAGTTATCACAGTATTTAGTTTCTCATAGATTCAGTTTACTTTCCTCTGCTTCCTAAGTTTCTTCtctgacttaatttctccatcagtTAATAGCACATTTATTACAGTTCCTCTTCCCAAGACTGGCTTAGAGCAGGACTTTTTCTACACAgggaccttttctttttttcctcatcaaagaaatcacacagaatattattattttataagggGTTCTTCTAACAGTTATAAGGCATAGGAAAGAGCATAGCAAAACCAGAAACAACATCacgaaatatatatattaaaaaaaagacgATGCTTTTAAGGTCTCTGTTTTGCTAACAAAACAGTAGCAGAGGTTAGAAGAGAATGCCTGATTTCTTCTGATATAAAAAATAGTAGTATTACTAGTTTTTGGATTTCTGTCATTCCCcacacccatttttttttttccttagaggaGGTTATTaacctctctcctttttctgacTCGACACTGACATTCACTGAGGACTCAAAGAAAATTAAGGCCTTTTTCTCAAATGTGCAGAGTACTAGTCTGAGGATGCCAAGGCAGAGCGGCCACCAGTGCAGGAGGACTCCACCTGAATGAGGCTATTTTTGTCAAGACGTACACGAGCCCTTCACCATTttgtccttccttcttccctcattTACTGAGCATCAACAGGCATCAGACAGGCAGGGGCAAGGAGTAAGACGCCATGCTGGCATGGTCTTCTGCCAGGGAGCTCACTGAGTAGTGGAGTAAAAGAGTAAACACAATACACTGCGGTGATCCCGCGGTGAGGGTACTGACAGCCTTATACTCAACATCCTCCACAAGTGCCTGCCAATTAAACCAAACTACCTATGTCACTGGTTTTTGCAAGGGtctgtttttttccttgaaatgaaaTGATCTTTTAGGATTTCCTTGAGACCTCTAATTTATCCTTGGAGTTTCTGCTTAGTTACCGAACTTTTAGCTAAGTCCCCTTCTTATCAACATGTGTTTGACCACCTATGAcctccatccctcccctccaACATCCTGTTCTCCAGGTTTGTCTACTCCTCTTCCGGTTCACTTTCTTCCCTCTCCAGTATGACTGCTTTGGTTGACCCTTATCAGGCTTCCAACAAAGCCTCCTTATCACTCCCTAAGCAGCAATAAACCTTGACTCCTTTTTCAAACGTGAGTATGTGCAATCCTTTTCATCTGATTCTTGTCCTGGATGCCAAGTACTGCTGGGGGACCTCGCGCTGCTGTGCCAACTGGAACCAAGTCACTTTCATGGCTCCAGCCTCAGCTGTGCCCACTGTCCTGCTCAGCAATGAGCTGCGGGGTTCTCCTGCTCTCCAAACTGTTTCCATCTCTAGCCTGTGCACGTTCTAGGGGGCAGGTAGAGTAACTTTTCCTCTTGGAATCCCCCAAACTCAGCTCACTGTGTGCCAAAAAGTATGCATTGAATGACAATTGCTTTCTCGAGGGTCACACAGATTTTGGGGAAGACCGACAGGCACAGGGGGCAGAGCCACACGAAGGCCAGGAGCAGCCATGGCCAGGGCGGCCGCATGATTGTGAGCCCCACAGCGCTGCTTTCAGGGGCTCCTTCCTCCAGtattaacaattatattttgTGACATTATtggtataaagacaaatatagtCCAGGCTGAATGAAAAGTTAAAAcacttttttagattctaaaacttcattttttttttctaatttaaaaaatggaaacattttcatGCAGCACTACAGTATCGCAGGCCCTCAGAACCGCTCCCGCCGCGCCTAACGGTCAGTGGAGCCGGTCGGGGCTCAGTGTGGTGAGAGAGGACGTGTGGAGCCGGTCGGGGCTCGGTGTGGTGAGAGTCGACGTGTGGAGCCGGTCGGGGCTTGGTGTGGTGAGAGAGGACGTGTGGAGCCGGTCGGGGCTCGGTGTGGTGAGAGAGGACGTGTGGAGCCGGTCGGGGCTCGGTGTGGTGAGAGAGGACGTGTGGACCGGGGCTCGGTGTGGTGAGAGAGGGCGTGTGGACCGGGGCTCGGTGTGGTGAGAGAGGGCGTGTGGACCGGGGCTCGGTGTGGTGAGAGAGGGCGTGTGGAGCCGGTCGGGGCTCGGTGTGGTGAGAGAGGGCGTGCGGAGCCGGTCGGGGCTCCGTGTGGTGAGAGAGGACGTGTGGACCGGGGCTCGGTGTGGTGAGAGAGGGCGTGCGGAGCCGGTCAGGGCTCCGTGTGGTGAGAGAGGACGTGTGGACCGGGGCTCGGTGTGGTGAGAGAGGGCGTGTGGAGCCCGTCGGGGCTCGGTGTGGTGAGAGAGGGCGTGTGGAGCCGGTCGGGGCTCGGTGTGGTGAGAGAGGATGTGTGGACCGGGGCTCGGTGTGGTGAGAGAGGGCGTGCGGAGCCGGTCGGGGCTCGGTGTGGTGAGAGAGGACGTGTGGACCGGGGCTCGGTGTGGTGAGAGAGGGCGTGTGGAGCCGGTCGGGGCTCAGTGTGGTGAGAGAGGGCGTGTGGAGCCGGTCGGGGCTCGGTGTGGTGAGAGAGGACGTGTGGACCGGGGCTCGGTGTGGTGAGAGAGGGCGTGTGGACCGGGGCTCGGTGTGGTGAGAGAGGGCGTGTGGAGCCGGTCGGGGCTCGGTGTGGTGAGAGAGGGCGTGCGGAGCCGGTCGGGGCTCGGTGTGGTGAGAGAGGGCGTGTGGAGCCGGTCGGGGCTCGGTGTGGTGAGAGAGGGCGTGTGGAGCCGGTCGGGGCTCGGTGTGGTGAGAGAGGACGTGCGGAGCCGGACCGGGGCTCGGTGTGGTGAGAGAGGGCGTGTGGACCGGGGCTCGGTGTGGTGAGAGAGGGCGTGTGGACCGGGGCTCGGTGTGGTGAGAGAGGGCGTGTGGAGCCGGTCGGGGCTCGGTGTGGTGAGAGAGGGCGTGTGGAGCCGGTCGGGGCTCGGTGTGGTGAGAGAGGGCGTGTGGAGCCGGTCGGGGCTCGGTGTGGTGAGAGAGGGCGTGTGGACCGGGGCTCGGTGTGGTGAGAGAGGGCGTGTGGACCGGGGCTCGGTGTGGTGAGAGAGGGCGTGTGGAGCCGGTCGGGGCTCGGTGTGGTGAGAGAGGGCGTGCGGAGCCGGTCG of Microcebus murinus isolate Inina chromosome 5, M.murinus_Inina_mat1.0, whole genome shotgun sequence contains these proteins:
- the LOC142870994 gene encoding uncharacterized protein LOC142870994, whose translation is NGRSPTFTAGCQRLLPSGSTPQSLLRTPSLTTPSPNRLHTSSLTTPSPDRLHTPSLTTPSPDRLRTPSLTTPSPDRLRTPSLTTPSPDRLHTPSLTTPSPGPHALSHHTEPRSTRPLSPHRAPTGSTRPLSPHRAPTGSTRPLSPHRAPTGSTRPLSPHRAPVHTPSLTTPSPGPHALSHHTEPRSGSARPLSPHRAPTGSTRPLSPHRAPTGSTRPLSPHRAPTGSARPLSPHRAPTGSTRPLSPHRAPVHTPSLTTPSPGPHVLSHHTEPRPAPHALSHHTEPRPAPHALSHHTEPRSTRPLSPHRAPTGSARPLSPHRAPVHTSSLTTPSPDRLHTPSLTTPSPDGLHTPSLTTPSPGPHVLSHHTEP
- the LOC105869752 gene encoding HLA class II histocompatibility antigen, DQ alpha 2 chain produces the protein MILHTSLMLGALALATTVGPCGGEDIVADHVGAYGINIYQSYGPTGQYTQEFDGDEEFYVDLQRRETVWRLPEFSKFTSFDPQGALREIATAKHNLDVLIKRSNSTAATNKVPEVTVFSKSPVMLGQPNTLICLVDNIFPPVINITWLGNGHSVTEGVSETSFISKSDHSFLKISYLTFLPSADDVYDCKVEHWGLDEPLLKHWEPEVPAPMSELTETVVCALGLAVGLVGIVAGTVLIIRGLRSGGATRQQGPL